One Desulfobulbaceae bacterium DB1 DNA segment encodes these proteins:
- a CDS encoding glycosyl transferase family 51, whose amino-acid sequence MFGTPHHRIKKPSIGKTIFILAVLLVIIAAVGTLTLFLTNEFTTSRYQAKYLAEFGKKLTFQLEEGPSSSIAYPQYGIYDTRLGYTRLPDHLKSLTGRGYTVERQTRFSPELHDVTQWGIFPPYHEKVKGGLTILDAGAKPLYSVSFPERVYPDFAAIPKVLVDSLLFVENRELMNMKHPTRNPAIEWDRLAKAVLDKVVQVFRPDHNVPGGSTLATQIEKYRHSPDGMTRTPLDKLQQMASASLRVYIDGENTENARRRIVYEYINTVPLSAAGGVGEVNGIGDGMWAWYGVDFDTFNQGLRAEETGPGLTEKARMFKHALSLMVAQRRPSGFLREGPEQLEKMTNGLLRLLAGEKIISDKLRDEALQVALQFNTNRPTVESGSFINRKASSMVRVQLGEMLGMSRFYDLDRLDLTVSTTLNEQAQKAVTEFLLQMKDPEFLRQNGLTADRLLSKGDPAKVIYSLNLYELGPYGSMPRVQADNLDQPFDINVGTKLDLGSTAKLRTLVTYLEIIARQHEQYAGLDDKALGKLQISPNDRLARWAVDYLLTAEDRGLAAMLDAALERPYSASPKEVFYTAGGNHTFSNFNHKDDENILTVRMAMRNSVNLVFIRMMRDIVRHYVLQVPGSTGRILEDMNNPLRRQYLERFAEQESKVFMRRFYDKYKGKNREQILEILVSGIRSTPRRLAGIHRYLVPEATFEQFTAFMADNLSDANDPGGKNLKKYYDQFGPDKFSLADQGYIAQVHPLELWLANYLSSHPQAGWEEIVADSRKERLAVYSWLMRSSRKNAQDRRIRSLLEVEAFLEIHKDWKRLGYPFNSLVPSFATSIGSSADRPAALAELMAILVNDGVRPPSALIESLHFARSTPYETIVRRKQAEGERVMPAEVARAVRVVLRDVVENGTAGRINHALVLPDGSEIPIGGKTGTGDHRYVTYKKGVGKTSRVVNRSATFVFYIGDRFYGTLTAFVPGADAAGYSFTSALPVNILRLMLPRLQPLVAAEHPELFPQQGTPPPAAATLQPVEVKPAGEPVPLPVAANGAASVRVIEPLQSKKIKAQPKTETQRNIKVLSGTARKQKVGKELQRH is encoded by the coding sequence GTGTTTGGAACACCTCATCATCGGATAAAGAAACCCTCCATCGGCAAAACCATATTTATTCTTGCCGTGCTGCTTGTCATTATAGCGGCAGTTGGAACTCTGACTTTGTTTTTGACCAATGAGTTCACCACCTCCCGCTATCAGGCGAAATATCTGGCTGAATTCGGCAAAAAACTTACCTTTCAGCTGGAAGAGGGGCCGAGTTCGTCCATTGCCTATCCGCAATATGGAATTTATGATACCCGCCTGGGCTATACCCGCCTTCCTGATCACCTGAAGTCCCTTACCGGCCGGGGGTATACGGTGGAGCGGCAGACCCGTTTTTCCCCCGAACTGCACGATGTGACCCAATGGGGCATTTTCCCGCCTTATCATGAAAAGGTAAAGGGCGGCCTCACCATCCTCGATGCTGGCGCCAAGCCCCTTTATTCCGTTTCCTTTCCTGAACGGGTGTATCCGGATTTCGCAGCCATTCCCAAGGTGCTGGTCGACAGTCTGTTGTTTGTCGAGAACCGGGAATTGATGAATATGAAGCATCCCACCCGCAACCCGGCCATTGAATGGGACCGGCTGGCCAAGGCCGTGCTGGATAAGGTGGTTCAGGTTTTCCGGCCGGACCATAATGTGCCGGGGGGCAGCACCCTGGCCACCCAGATCGAAAAATACCGGCATTCCCCCGACGGCATGACCCGCACCCCGCTCGACAAGCTGCAACAGATGGCTTCAGCGTCATTGCGGGTCTACATTGACGGGGAAAACACCGAAAACGCCCGGCGGCGCATCGTCTATGAGTATATCAATACCGTGCCGCTGTCGGCCGCGGGAGGGGTCGGCGAGGTCAACGGCATCGGCGACGGCATGTGGGCCTGGTACGGGGTGGATTTCGACACCTTCAACCAGGGCTTGCGTGCCGAGGAAACCGGTCCGGGACTGACGGAAAAGGCGCGGATGTTCAAGCATGCGCTCAGTCTCATGGTGGCCCAGCGCCGGCCCTCCGGTTTTTTACGGGAAGGACCGGAACAGCTTGAAAAGATGACCAATGGCCTGCTGCGGCTGCTCGCCGGCGAGAAAATAATCAGCGACAAGCTGCGGGACGAGGCCTTGCAGGTGGCGCTGCAGTTTAACACAAACCGCCCCACCGTTGAATCCGGCTCGTTCATCAACCGGAAGGCCTCCAGCATGGTGCGGGTGCAATTGGGCGAGATGCTCGGCATGAGCCGTTTTTATGATCTGGACCGTCTCGATCTGACCGTGTCCACCACCTTGAATGAACAGGCCCAGAAGGCGGTGACCGAATTTCTGCTGCAAATGAAAGATCCGGAATTTTTGCGTCAAAACGGTTTGACGGCCGATCGTTTGCTGTCCAAGGGTGATCCGGCCAAAGTCATATACAGCCTCAACCTCTATGAACTGGGACCTTACGGCTCCATGCCCCGGGTGCAGGCGGACAACCTGGATCAACCCTTTGATATCAATGTCGGCACCAAGCTTGATCTGGGGTCAACGGCGAAGTTGCGCACCCTGGTTACCTATCTGGAAATTATCGCCCGCCAGCATGAGCAGTATGCCGGACTGGACGACAAGGCGCTGGGCAAATTGCAGATCAGCCCCAATGACCGTCTTGCCCGCTGGGCGGTGGATTACCTGTTGACCGCCGAGGACCGCGGCCTCGCGGCCATGCTCGATGCCGCGCTTGAACGCCCGTATTCGGCCAGCCCCAAGGAGGTCTTCTATACGGCGGGCGGCAACCATACCTTTTCGAATTTCAACCATAAGGATGATGAAAACATCCTGACGGTACGCATGGCCATGCGTAATTCGGTGAATCTGGTCTTCATCCGCATGATGCGGGATATTGTTCGTCATTACGTGCTGCAGGTGCCGGGGTCAACCGGCCGCATCCTGGAAGATATGAACAATCCTCTGCGCCGCCAATATCTTGAACGCTTTGCCGAGCAGGAAAGCAAGGTCTTCATGAGGCGTTTTTATGACAAATACAAAGGAAAAAATCGAGAGCAGATCCTGGAAATTCTGGTGTCGGGCATCCGTTCAACCCCGCGCCGGCTGGCGGGCATCCACCGTTATCTTGTGCCGGAAGCAACCTTTGAGCAGTTTACCGCTTTCATGGCGGACAATCTCTCCGACGCCAATGACCCGGGCGGCAAGAACCTGAAAAAATATTATGATCAGTTCGGGCCGGATAAATTTTCCCTGGCGGATCAGGGCTATATTGCCCAGGTGCATCCGCTGGAGCTGTGGCTGGCCAATTATCTGTCTTCCCATCCCCAGGCCGGATGGGAGGAAATTGTTGCCGACAGCCGGAAAGAGCGGCTTGCGGTTTACAGCTGGCTGATGCGCAGCAGCAGGAAGAACGCCCAGGACCGGCGCATTCGCAGTCTGCTTGAAGTGGAGGCCTTTCTGGAGATCCATAAGGACTGGAAACGACTTGGCTATCCTTTCAACTCCCTGGTTCCCTCCTTTGCCACCTCAATCGGCAGCTCGGCGGATCGGCCGGCCGCCCTGGCGGAACTGATGGCCATTCTGGTCAACGATGGGGTGCGGCCGCCCTCCGCCCTGATTGAATCCTTGCATTTTGCCCGGTCAACGCCCTATGAAACCATTGTCCGGCGCAAGCAGGCGGAGGGAGAGCGGGTCATGCCCGCTGAAGTGGCGCGGGCGGTGCGGGTCGTGTTGCGCGATGTCGTTGAAAACGGGACGGCCGGCCGGATTAATCATGCCCTGGTACTGCCCGACGGCAGCGAAATTCCCATCGGCGGCAAGACCGGCACCGGCGATCACCGCTATGTAACGTATAAAAAGGGGGTGGGAAAAACTTCCAGGGTGGTCAACCGCTCGGCCACGTTTGTTTTTTATATCGGCGACAGGTTTTACGGCACGCTCACCGCCTTTGTGCCCGGCGCCGATGCCGCCGGCTATTCTTTTACCAGTGCCTTGCCGGTCAACATTCTTCGTTTGATGCTGCCGCGACTGCAACCCCTCGTGGCCGCCGAGCATCCCGAACTTTTTCCGCAGCAAGGGACGCCCCCCCCAGCCGCTGCGACCCTGCAACCGGTCGAGGTTAAACCGGCAGGCGAACCTGTTCCCCTTCCGGTTGCGGCGAATGGTGCCGCGTCTGTCCGGGTCATTGAACCGTTGCAGAGCAAAAAAATAAAAGCTCAGCCAAAAACGGAGACGCAGCGCAACATAAAGGTTCTTTCAGGCACTGCCCGAAAACAGAAAGTGGGAAAAGAGTTGCAGCGTCACTGA
- a CDS encoding calcium/sodium antiporter (YrbG; inner membrane protein involved in cell envelope integrity; putative sodium ion/calcium ion exchanger; in E. coli it is non essential for cell viability; member of the YRBG family of cation/Ca2+ exchangers): MVMPFLAIVCGLALLVWSADRFVEGSAATARHFGMPSLLIGMVIVGFGTSAPEMVVSALAASQGNPGIALGNAYGSNITNIALILGLTALISPIAVHSQVLRKELPILTAITALAAWQLWDGEITRVDALVLLGVFAGLMAWTIRQGKRGKADALGSEMEQELAVHAMPVRRAVTWLVIGLALLIVSSRILVWGAVEIAHGFGVSDLIIGLTIVAVGTSLPELASSIIATRKGEHDIALGNILGSNLFNTLAVVGIAGVIHPMSVGPEVFSRDIMVMAVLTLSLFVIGYGLRGPGRINRFEGAALLACYIGYTVYLVSTIFTG, from the coding sequence ATGGTCATGCCTTTTCTCGCAATCGTTTGCGGCCTGGCGCTGCTTGTCTGGAGCGCCGACCGTTTTGTCGAAGGCTCAGCCGCCACCGCGCGTCATTTCGGCATGCCGTCGCTTTTGATCGGCATGGTGATCGTCGGATTCGGCACCTCCGCGCCGGAAATGGTGGTTTCCGCACTGGCTGCTTCACAAGGAAACCCCGGCATTGCCCTGGGGAATGCCTATGGTTCGAATATCACCAATATTGCCCTCATCCTCGGCCTGACGGCGCTGATCAGCCCCATCGCCGTCCATTCGCAGGTATTGCGCAAGGAACTGCCCATTCTCACCGCCATTACGGCCCTGGCCGCATGGCAGCTTTGGGACGGAGAAATCACCCGTGTCGATGCCCTGGTGCTGCTTGGGGTATTTGCCGGCTTGATGGCCTGGACCATTCGGCAAGGCAAGCGGGGCAAGGCCGATGCGTTGGGCAGCGAGATGGAGCAGGAACTGGCGGTTCATGCCATGCCGGTTCGCCGGGCGGTCACCTGGCTTGTCATCGGCCTGGCCCTGCTGATTGTCAGCTCCCGCATCCTGGTCTGGGGCGCGGTGGAGATCGCCCATGGGTTCGGTGTCAGTGACCTGATCATCGGCCTGACCATCGTCGCGGTCGGCACCTCCCTGCCGGAGCTGGCGTCATCGATCATCGCCACCCGCAAAGGCGAGCACGATATCGCGCTGGGCAATATCCTGGGCTCCAATCTGTTTAACACCCTGGCCGTGGTGGGGATCGCCGGCGTGATTCATCCGATGTCGGTTGGGCCGGAGGTTTTTTCCCGGGATATCATGGTCATGGCCGTGCTGACCCTTTCCCTGTTCGTCATCGGCTATGGGCTGCGGGGGCCGGGCCGGATCAACCGTTTCGAGGGCGCGGCCCTGCTGGCCTGTTACATCGGCTACACCGTTTATCTGGTGAGCACGATCTTCACGGGGTGA
- a CDS encoding monofunctional biosynthetic peptidoglycan transglycosylase: MKSSSHRRVKKNGRRGAGKIVFFLGRILFLAVFLSIATVLAFRWLPPPTSAFMMQSRVAGLFSGEGKSSIRYQWCDWDDISPYLPLAVVAAEDQKFVRHSGFDFDSIAKAMESNKKGRRLRGASTITQQVAKNLFLWPGRSYLRKGFEAYFTVLLELLWPKKRILEVYVNIAQFGDGVYGAHAAAEKVFRKKPANLKEGDAALLAAVLPNPMVLKANKPSPYVLERRRWITTQMRQLNGTSYLRNL, encoded by the coding sequence ATGAAAAGTTCATCACACAGACGTGTGAAAAAAAATGGTCGCCGCGGAGCGGGGAAGATCGTTTTTTTTCTCGGACGTATCCTTTTTCTTGCCGTATTTCTTTCAATCGCGACGGTTCTCGCTTTCCGCTGGCTGCCGCCGCCGACCAGCGCCTTTATGATGCAAAGCCGTGTGGCCGGATTGTTCAGTGGTGAAGGAAAGAGTTCCATTCGTTATCAATGGTGTGACTGGGACGATATTTCACCGTATCTGCCCCTTGCCGTGGTGGCCGCGGAAGACCAGAAGTTTGTCCGTCATTCCGGCTTTGATTTCGACTCCATCGCCAAGGCAATGGAGTCGAACAAAAAGGGCCGTCGGTTGCGGGGGGCGAGCACCATCACCCAGCAGGTGGCCAAGAACCTTTTTCTCTGGCCGGGCCGCAGCTACCTGCGCAAGGGCTTTGAGGCATATTTTACCGTGCTGCTTGAGTTGCTGTGGCCGAAGAAAAGAATTCTCGAGGTCTACGTCAATATTGCCCAATTCGGCGACGGGGTTTATGGCGCCCATGCAGCGGCGGAAAAGGTGTTTCGTAAAAAACCGGCAAATCTGAAAGAAGGTGATGCCGCCCTGCTGGCCGCGGTTCTCCCCAATCCGATGGTGTTGAAGGCAAACAAGCCTTCGCCGTATGTGCTGGAAAGAAGGCGCTGGATCACGACGCAGATGCGACAGTTGAATGGGACGAGCTATCTGCGGAATTTGTAA
- a CDS encoding cell filamentation protein Fic, which yields MTDRDKKLIRNSTAEFLIFTGQTGEQSIEARYEDETIWLTQQLMAKLFQSSKQNISHHIRSIFEEGELNPEATVKKYLTVRQEGKRQVQRELEYYNLDMIISVGYRVNSVRATQFRQWATQVLREFAIKGYVLDKKRMENGAFLGEDYFERLLEEIREIRLSERRFYQKITDIYATSVDYNRDAPTTKAFFAKVRNKLHFAIHGHTAAELILQRADSTKANMGLTTWEKAPDGKILKTDVAVAKNYLAKEELEALGRIVNAYLDLAEERALRKIPMTMEDWAKRLDAFLEFTERDILQHSGKVSADIAKAHAESEFEKYRIVQDRLFESDFDRIVKQIESAGEEKPEKE from the coding sequence ATGACCGACCGCGACAAAAAACTGATTCGCAACTCCACCGCTGAATTCCTGATCTTCACCGGTCAGACGGGTGAACAAAGCATTGAGGCTCGCTATGAAGATGAGACCATCTGGCTGACCCAGCAGTTGATGGCAAAGCTTTTTCAATCCTCTAAGCAAAACATCAGCCATCATATTCGAAGCATTTTTGAAGAGGGAGAGCTGAACCCAGAGGCAACTGTCAAAAAATATTTGACAGTTCGCCAAGAGGGGAAGCGGCAGGTTCAGAGGGAGCTGGAATATTACAATCTGGACATGATCATCTCCGTTGGCTACCGGGTCAATTCGGTGCGGGCTACCCAGTTCCGCCAGTGGGCCACACAGGTTTTGCGCGAGTTTGCCATCAAGGGCTATGTGCTGGACAAAAAGCGCATGGAAAACGGCGCGTTTCTGGGTGAGGATTATTTCGAGCGCCTGTTGGAAGAGATCCGCGAGATCCGCCTCTCGGAGCGGCGCTTTTACCAGAAGATCACCGACATCTATGCCACCAGCGTCGATTACAATCGGGACGCGCCGACCACCAAGGCGTTTTTCGCCAAGGTGCGGAACAAGCTGCATTTTGCCATCCATGGCCATACCGCTGCTGAGTTGATTCTGCAGCGGGCCGACAGCACCAAGGCAAACATGGGGCTGACCACCTGGGAAAAGGCCCCTGACGGCAAGATTTTGAAAACCGATGTTGCGGTGGCCAAAAACTATCTGGCCAAGGAGGAGCTGGAAGCTCTGGGGCGGATTGTGAATGCCTATCTTGATCTTGCCGAGGAACGCGCACTGCGCAAAATCCCCATGACCATGGAGGACTGGGCCAAGCGGTTGGACGCCTTCCTGGAGTTCACCGAGCGTGACATTCTGCAGCACAGTGGCAAGGTAAGCGCGGATATCGCGAAGGCCCATGCCGAAAGCGAGTTCGAGAAGTACCGTATCGTGCAGGATCGGCTGTTTGAAAGCGACTTCGACCGGATAGTGAAGCAGATCGAATCCGCCGGAGAGGAAAAACCCGAGAAAGAATAA
- a CDS encoding cell filamentation protein Fic, whose product MKYQPPYTITPEILNRVAAISEAIGRLTVLTDQARALRLRRINRIRTIHGSLAIEGNTLSEAQITAILEGKRVIAPPREVQEVKNALAAYDRFDSWKPEFEKDLLEAHRVLMSGLIDEVGLYRHGGVGVMAGQQVIHMAPPADRVPHLMSDLFCWLAATDAHPLIASSVFHYEFEFIHPFADGNGRMGRLWQSLILARWNPLFADIPVESLIFEHQAEYYQALQESNQKTDSAPFIAFMLRMILDTVTTTAPQVSPQVTPQVGELLAAIQGEMGREALQAALGLSDRKSFRERYLKPALTDGLIEMTIPDKPNSRLQKYRLTDKGRQWLAQNGDG is encoded by the coding sequence ATGAAATATCAGCCACCCTACACCATCACCCCCGAGATCCTGAACCGGGTCGCCGCGATCAGCGAGGCCATCGGGCGGTTGACCGTGCTCACCGATCAGGCGAGAGCCTTGCGGCTACGGCGCATCAATCGCATCCGCACCATCCACGGCTCGCTGGCCATCGAGGGCAACACCCTGAGCGAGGCGCAAATCACCGCGATCCTGGAGGGCAAGCGGGTCATCGCCCCGCCCCGCGAGGTGCAGGAGGTGAAAAACGCCCTGGCCGCCTATGACCGATTCGACAGCTGGAAGCCAGAGTTCGAAAAGGACCTGCTGGAGGCGCACCGGGTTCTGATGTCAGGCCTGATCGATGAGGTAGGGCTGTATCGGCACGGCGGTGTGGGGGTAATGGCGGGCCAGCAGGTGATCCACATGGCCCCGCCCGCCGACCGGGTGCCGCATCTGATGAGTGACCTGTTCTGCTGGCTGGCCGCCACCGATGCCCACCCGCTCATCGCCAGTTCGGTCTTTCACTACGAGTTCGAGTTCATCCACCCCTTCGCCGACGGCAACGGCCGTATGGGGCGGCTGTGGCAGAGCCTGATTCTGGCCCGCTGGAATCCCCTGTTTGCCGACATCCCGGTGGAAAGCCTGATCTTCGAGCACCAAGCCGAGTATTACCAGGCCCTGCAGGAGAGTAACCAAAAGACCGATTCCGCCCCGTTCATCGCCTTTATGCTGCGGATGATTTTGGATACGGTGACCACCACCGCCCCCCAAGTCAGCCCTCAAGTCACCCCCCAAGTCGGCGAGCTGCTGGCCGCGATCCAGGGCGAGATGGGCCGCGAGGCGCTGCAAGCCGCCCTGGGGCTTTCGGACCGCAAATCATTCCGTGAGCGCTACCTGAAACCGGCCCTGACCGACGGCCTGATCGAGATGACCATCCCCGACAAGCCCAACAGCCGCTTGCAGAAATACCGCCTGACCGACAAGGGCCGCCAGTGGCTGGCGCAGAATGGCGATGGATAA
- a CDS encoding calcium/sodium antiporter (YrbG; inner membrane protein involved in cell envelope integrity; putative sodium ion/calcium ion exchanger; in E. coli it is non essential for cell viability; member of the YRBG family of cation/Ca2+ exchangers): protein MVPAFLAVVCGLALLVWSADLFVEGAASTARHFGMPPLLIGMVIVGFGTSAPEMVVSAISAWQGNPGIAMGNAYGSNITNIALILGLTALISPISVHSQVLHKELPLLIGVSMLAVFQLWDTELSRTDAWMLLAVFAGLMSWSIHQGLRGRDPLGDEIEQELVAHPMSRGKALFLLMSGLLLLLASSRILVWGAVEIARGFGISDLIIGLTIVALGTSLPELAASLIACRKGEHDIALGNVIGSNLFNTLAVVGIAGAIHPMTVAPEVLSRDMVVMGGLTLLLFVVSYGFFRRPGRINRFEGGLLLCVYIAYNFYLVKQVVGGTA from the coding sequence ATGGTTCCGGCATTTCTGGCGGTTGTTTGCGGCCTGGCCCTGCTGGTGTGGAGCGCTGATCTGTTTGTCGAGGGTGCCGCCTCCACGGCCCGCCATTTCGGCATGCCGCCGCTGTTGATCGGCATGGTCATCGTCGGCTTCGGCACCTCGGCTCCCGAGATGGTCGTTTCCGCCATCTCTGCCTGGCAGGGGAATCCCGGTATTGCGATGGGAAATGCCTATGGTTCGAACATTACCAACATTGCCTTGATTCTGGGCCTCACCGCCCTGATCAGCCCCATCAGCGTCCATTCCCAGGTTCTGCACAAAGAACTGCCGCTGTTGATCGGAGTCTCCATGCTGGCTGTTTTTCAGCTATGGGACACGGAGTTGAGCCGAACCGATGCCTGGATGCTGCTGGCTGTTTTCGCGGGGCTGATGTCCTGGTCGATCCACCAGGGGCTGCGGGGGCGGGATCCCTTGGGGGATGAAATCGAACAGGAGCTGGTCGCGCATCCCATGTCTCGGGGCAAGGCCCTTTTCCTGCTGATGTCCGGGCTGCTGCTTTTGCTCGCAAGCTCCCGCATCCTGGTCTGGGGTGCGGTGGAGATCGCCCGCGGCTTCGGGATCAGCGACCTGATCATCGGCTTGACAATCGTGGCGCTGGGCACCTCACTGCCGGAACTGGCCGCTTCCCTGATTGCCTGCCGCAAGGGAGAGCACGATATCGCTCTCGGCAACGTGATCGGTTCCAATCTCTTCAACACCCTTGCCGTGGTGGGAATTGCCGGGGCGATTCATCCCATGACGGTGGCGCCCGAGGTTCTTTCCCGGGACATGGTTGTCATGGGCGGTCTGACCCTTTTACTCTTTGTCGTCAGTTACGGATTTTTCAGAAGGCCGGGGCGGATCAATCGTTTCGAAGGCGGTCTTTTGCTCTGCGTCTACATCGCCTACAATTTCTATCTGGTGAAACAGGTTGTTGGTGGAACCGCCTGA